Proteins encoded together in one Plasmodium brasilianum strain Bolivian I chromosome 6, whole genome shotgun sequence window:
- a CDS encoding lysophospholipase produces MTACELQNEKKTFIRLDGQPKIDSFYNKDGLLLRTYGWLIFNIWFRFAKTWRLSDGCNNLCLNINKFDDFVHDVIQFINKIHETSSIVDYVDCTKWDNRKGKKNKNNNNSNSNNKKLSIYLVGKVNNNNTSNLNIKGCISLYGMISVDQLPSPKSFAFNYIFMLISKCAARIFPTARLLSIYRYKMYSYVNDVQNFDKIRSKKGITVIFGYELLTDMYNLENDMKHIPKDIPILFVHSKQDSVCRYRSVSSFFNRLNNDNKELHTLEKMDHKIVVEPGNEKIIKKIFYWIDGLHKE; encoded by the exons atgacTGCATGTGAATTacagaatgaaaaaaagacattCATTAGATTAGATGGACAGCCAAAAATTgattcattttataataaggATGGTTTATTATTGAGAACATATGGATGGCTT ATATTCAATATTTGGTTTAGATTTGCAAAGACATGGAGATTATCTGATGGATGCAACAATTTGTgtctaaatataaataaatttgatGATTTTGTTCATGATGTAAttcaatttattaataaaatacatgaaACATCCAGTATAGTTGATTATGTAGATTGTACAAAATGGGATAATaggaagggaaaaaaaaataaaaacaataataatagtaatagtaataataaaaaactttCTATTTACTTAGTTG gaaaagtaaataataataacactTCAAACCTAAATATTAAAGGATGCATATCATTATATGGGATGATTTCTGTTGATCAATTACCATCACCTAAGTCCTTTGCATTTAACTATATCTTTATGTTAATATCAAAGTGCGCTGCAAGAATTTTTCCGACAGCTCGACTTTTATCTATATACcgttataaaatgtattcatATGTTAATGATGTtcaaaattttgataaaattcGAAGCAAAAAGGGTATAACGGTTATATTTGGTTATGAACTTTTAACagatatgtataatttagaaaatgaTATGAAACATATTCCTAAAGATATCCCTATACTGTTTGTTCACTCAAAACAAGACAGTGTATGTCGTTATAGAAGTGtgtcatcattttttaatagacttaataatgataataaggAGTTACATACGTTAGAGAAAATGGATCATAAAATAGTTGTTGAGCCTGGAAatgagaaaattataaaaaaaatcttcTACTGGATTGATGGTTTACATAAGGAATAA